The Anoplolepis gracilipes chromosome 14, ASM4749672v1, whole genome shotgun sequence genome includes a window with the following:
- the LOC140673175 gene encoding uncharacterized protein produces the protein MKKTNIIPSSVYPAVCACTPKASTSASTSNDMFHEDQDENQNEDQDEEQDEEQYEGQDESSIRRSSSSSIPISSCKQTCNTNNFNSEEDEVDDVLSINDLPEHEKSDIEKNI, from the exons atgaaaaaaacaaacattatACCGAGTTCTGTGTATCCTGCTGTTTGTGCTTGTACACCCAAAGCTTCAACAAGCGCTTCAACATCTAATGATATGTTTCATGAAGATCAGGATGAAAACCAGAATGAAGACCAGGATGAAGAACAGGATGAAGAACAATATGAAGGACAGGATG AAAGCTCGATAAGAAGAAGTAGCAGTTCATCAATACCGATTTCTTCTTGCAAACAAACttgtaatacaaataattttaactctGAAGAAGATGAAGTAGAtg ATGTTCTTAGTATAAATGATTTACCCGAACATGAAAAATctgatatagaaaaaaatatataa